In Aricia agestis chromosome 13, ilAriAges1.1, whole genome shotgun sequence, the genomic window TCTCGCTCAAGGCCAACCTCACGGGACAGTATAGGCTCAAAAAAACTTCTTCGATTTAACTAACTCTATTTTCAGCTGAGCAAAGCCGGTCAGCAGCTCAAGATAATGCCGCACTCGGTGATCAGCGCGGGCGGCGAGACGGTGGAGTTGTGTTCGAGCGTGGAATGCAAGGGCATCGTGGGCAACGACGGCCGACACTACATACTCGACCTGCTGCGCACCTTCCCCCCCGATGTTAACTTCCTGCAACGTAAGTACCATACTCTACATATACCAAGAATATTATCATAACACTATCTACGCTGAACtagtgtatgtgtgtgtgaatgtaccatcgaggaagttgattcctatgcaattgacagaccaacgttatttggtcgaatatgtcaattcaatgttaattgtgatctgtcagctgggtttgacgtaacgcaaccaaactacttaggtccccgatttgcctaggaatcaatttctctgatagtacacacacacacgcacacacacacacacacacatgcacgcacgctcacacacacacacacacacacacacacacacacacacacacacacacatgcacacacacacgcacgcacgcacgcacacacacacacacacacacacacacacacacacacacacatattagCCCAGCGTAGATAGTGTTACGATAATATTCTTGCTATTCAAAAAATTACTATTCTGAAAGCCTAGTCTTCATTTCTTCGGCTGCATTAGGCGAGAAATGTGTTTGACACTTGTTGCGACACGAAAAGACGTAATGTTAGTCTGGCTTAAAGCTTatcatgatttatttatttaaaacgtagcTATCTCTTTTCTTCTTCGATCTCATACAAGAGTTGTCATGATAACGACGCATCACGCAAGCAATTCGAGGCTGCTTTAACCTGTTAATTACATTTCAGTTGAAGATGACGAGTTGAGAGAGGATATCAAATCGATGGGCTTCCCGATTATACACAAGCACAAACTATGCTGCCTTAGACAGGAACTTGTTGATAGTTTCGTAGAGTAAGTATTtataaacattacacacactaaatGTAAACACTAAATGTAAtacatatacaaaaaatatgaaaatgagttttaattgttcatttaactattttttctttttttagagCGCGTTACTTTATGTTTATTCGGTATGCTGCGTTCCACTTGCAACAGCTAAGCGCGAAACGACAGAATAAGACGCCAGATCAAAAGTCAATTGAAGCAAACAAAGAGAGTGACAAGATCGATGTCGTCAAAGAAGCAAAGGAAAACAAAGAGGAGAAGACACAGGAGAAAGCTAAagataaaaaacaaaagaagGAGGACAAGAAGCAGGAAAAGGAAAAAGTTCAAAGTGACAAAAAAGATGCCAAAGAAAGCGTTGTGGAGGAAACAAAAGATGCTAAAGacaaggaggaggatatattgcTTAACGAAAATTATTCTGAAATTGATACAGACGTTGCAAAAAAAATTGTCGAGAGTATCACTGACTCCATATGCAGCGGAGGCGACAAACAGGAGAATGATTGTAAGTTAAACTCAAGTCTTTTAATCATGATAACACAAATATTAAAAGCCGATTGCGTTATATTAACGAGTAGGAAATTCAatctattacataaaatatgataaaaagtaattcttgaattataaaatatggtGCTTTCTGACatgaaaattttgataattaataCCATAACATTAATATCAGTCTAAACTGAACATTTATAATACTTTTCATAGACTATTTTTTCTTTCCTAATATTTCGTAAAACTctctgtaataaaaaaaaaaaaaaaaaaactaatcttaCAGCGGGCGAGCGGTCTCGCGCGGTggtcgcggcggcggcgcgtgcGGTGGCCTCACTCAAGGAGTCCGAGTTCGATGTTCGCTTCAACCCTGACGTGTACTCGGCGGGCATCAAACACGCGGCCACACCTGAGCAGCTGGCGAAACAGAGACATCTGGTGAAGGAGGCAGCTGCTTTCCTGTTGACTACGCAGATACCGGCTTTTGTAAGTTATTAGAGGTTTTACATTTGACGGGACTAACGATAAGTATATGCTATGAAATAAAATTCTGACCGTCTTTTAGTTAATTTCCAGTGTTAATTTGACTGTGAAACTTGGGTATTTGTAAAGTATGACTCTTTTATTACATTTCCTAATTCCTTTGTTGTTAATTTGTCGAAAAATTATAATCCAATAATTCAGTTTagaatactttaataattttgttaaacgGTATTACCAATTATATGTAGGCAGTTTATTGATTATAACTTGTGTCTACAACAAAATACGAATCATTTGACATTTCAGGTACGCGAGTGCTTAGAACACTCATCAGCGCCGATGGACGGCGCAGGTTTATCCGAAGCGTTACACGCGCGCGGTATCAACGTGCGCTACCTCGGCCGCGTCGTCCAGGCGTTGCGTCCGCACACGCAACTTGCGTACTTGCACGCCATCGCGCTAGCCGACCTCATACTGCGCGCCGCCAAACACATATACACGCCGTATTTGCAGGTAATGTAGTatagaattattattgtaaattaaactTTACACGACTAAATTacggaaaaaaaaattgatcgcAGATGATATCATCGTGACTAGcataatttattatcataatatcaaacATTCACAACTAACATTGGAAATCTaacctaattttatttattgaatattaacAGGGTTGCGATGCGATGTGTACGGGCGCGGCGGTCGCCCACTTCCTCAACTGTTTGCTGGGGGCGTGTCCGTCGCCCGCGGTGGGCGGGGCCGAGTTGGGGGTGGAGCGAGTgcggccgcgccgccgccgcaagAACGCCGACCCGCCGCCCCCGCAGGCGCAGTCTAACTGGCAGAACCTCACGCCCAAGTCGCTGTTCTCTCAGATCAGGCAGGAGCTGAAGGTAGGTGTAGTGAACTGTCACGATATtgatgactagatgacgcccgcaaatccgttgcgccaaagttcgtttatcgcgcgggaaacgtaccatcgaggaagttgattcctatgcaattgacagaccaacgttatttgatcgaatatatcaattcaatgttaattgtgatctgtcagctgggtttgacgtaacaaaagcaaactacttaggtccccgatttgcataaaaatcaacttctctgatagtacattttccgggataaaaagtatcctatgtcctttcccgaaactcaaagtatctccataccaaatttcaaaaaaagtCGGTTAACTAACATACGGACAGACACTTCCGCATTTGTAATATGAGTATGGATTGAATGATAAAGTGTATCTGTTACCGTGTTCACGCGTAAAACAGtgatttagtatttattaagtATGGAGTTTATATTTACTTTGATAAGATAATTTTTATGACGACGAATATGATTATTCCTTGGAGATAAACGAATTCTTGCGCGACCAGAGacgcgggcaacatctagttaaagataataaaagatattatcgacccgcaaaaaaaaaaaaaactactaatgAATGTTATGTTTTTTTAGGCATACTGGGGCTTTGAATTGAATGCAGAGAGCATGGAGTCTGTTATAGAAAAATATGGTCttcaaaaaatttcacttttgaggtgtgtaatgtgtatattatttcaCCAACATGAACATTCACTCTGAACTTCCTATTTATGTATGCATTATTGTAATTTGCAGATCTTTTGCAATCAAAGTGGGACTTCAGGTGATGCTGCGTGAATATGACTTCGACAATAAGAACAAAACGACGTTTACCGCGTCAGATATCACAAACATTTTCCCAGTCGTCAAACATATCAATCCGAGAGtaagctttattttatttaactctcgagacaaaaataatattttgtaaaataaaggCTACCCTTTATCcaggattttttattattattatctttaaaaataatttaataaaaaaaaattcccgCAGGCATCGGACGCATACAACTTCTACACGACGGGCCAGAACAAGATACAATCGGGCGCGGTGTCTGAAGGTCACGAGCTTATCGCAGAGGCGCTCAACCTTCTCAACAACGTGTACGGCGCGATGCACGGCGAGATAGCGCAGTGTCTACGCATGGTTGCGCGCCTCTGCTACGTGACGGGCGAGCACAGGGACGCTATGGCGTACCAACAGAAGGCCGTATTAATGTCTGAGCGAGTCAACGGTATTGATCACCCGTACACTATTACGGAATATGTAAGTGTTTGACTTTTTCATTGATAAACTGAGATAACTTAAGCAACTAATATACTCGACGGTTTTTCATacacttttattgttttttgttgAAGTAGAAAAGATAAAGCTCAACTAAGCCTTTCATATAAACTGAGATTAAGATAGTACTATTTAGTTTTTGTCTTTATCTTTTACTTTGGAAAGGTCATTTGAAAGACAATTAGTTTTAGAAAGCGACACAATGTTTTTTCTTGTCCGTCCAGTTATTTTCGAACTTATCAGACAAAGAAAACGTTGTATAGCGCATTGTGTAGACATTTTCACTAGCAAGGGGCCCTATCTATATAATGAGCtaaatcttttatattttaattacagtCGCACCTGGCGCTATACTGCTTCGCTAACGGTCAAGTGAGCACCGCTCTCAAGCTGTTGTATCGCGCGCGGTACCTCGCGCTCATTGTCTGCGGCGAGAACCATCCGGAAATGGCGCTGCTCGATGTAAGTATTTTCTGTATAATTAGCAACGAATTTAGTGCATACTTTTTGTAGCCAACTTCatactcttaaaaataatgcaTCGTACAAATGAAATTAAAGAATACGCACTAAAATGAGTTAAAAACTGCGTGTGGTCGAGTACAGTCAGGTGACTCGATATCGAGTCAGTGGTACACAGAGGTATTTTTACGGGCGGCTCGATATGGTGTTGGTGGGGTTCAAGAGGTTGAAGGAGTTAGTATACCGACGCTGTGAAACGCAAAACAGCGGAGGATGTGTCATGTTGCTTCTCGCTCTATCACCATTTCGCAAATTTTTCACGGTTTGCAGAGTTGGTGTACTAACGGCGTAATTGGTATTAATGTGATAacatttagaatttagattatcAATGGCCCACAGGGTTACgagagttaaaaaaaacatataactCTTGTGCATTGTGCGCTTGGGCATTTAGAAACATGTTTACATTGAATCTTGTACccaatctatacatctatacatctatacatataaataaaattggagtgtctgtttgtaatattgaaagaaccgttttttactcgatacatatgaatgtatatagggtacatacaccaaaacataattttttaaaatttttgtctgtatgtctgtctgtctctctgtctgtctgtttgttccggctaatctctgaaatggctggagcgattttgacgagattttttttgacacatagctgatgtagtaaggcataacttaggctactttttaaccgacttccgaaaaggaggaggatataaacacaccggcaaaattagaggaacataacaaaattttcaatttttttttaattgttcactgatttttatatatttatttatttatttactaattgattattaaaaaataaatttattataaatttagggcataaaaacgtgaaaaatagaaaaaaatcagcaaaaataaaaaaattaagaaaatcttataaatttcagtagtaagtttttaagataaattcttcatttttattaaagaaatgccatgttaaaagcgtgtaatgctggtgtaatgccttctatggatctcaagagggcctggatacgccattccatgcttgcattttaattgtcaatcatttcctgtgggatattctcctactcctccagtagcgccaactcgagctcctggactcattttggagctggagttttaactcgtaccgttcacccattgatgtgccacacgtcttcaatcggatccacatccgtagaccacgctggcctctccacctgggctacgccagcatcgtttaggtaataatgcccgattttcttactctatggacgcacataaaattgaaaataactacctaaaactgtgtaaaaggcacaccatgcagttccaggatgtcggtgctatagctctgtactgtcaaagtaccatcatctataatcatcagctccatgcgggctccaaatcatatgcaactccaaaccattacgaagcctgcatcataggccactgtttccggtaagtttgatggcctgtagctttccttatgatttatccacattctttatcgcctgtcaatacaatgtacacagaatttgctcccatcactgtacagcacaagatttcactcacttgtctaattttgatgttcacgcgcaaatcttagcctggctcttcggtgtcctgtctcaagttttggtgcccttgctggcacttttgagtttaatttaacttatttgagtcttcttcttactgtacaatcacttacacgttcatcttggacctgttccgacaggtttcgtgtctgcatagcagtttgaggtcgatttcttaagttttgtttccttacaaaatggtcattctgaaccattgtcacccgatatctgccttgttctcgtctccgaacgtaagatccagtctctctgaagccttgaaagttacgatgaaccacggaagccgacacacctaaggcctgactgaccgaacggtaggtgtgacctttctctatcgtggttacagctctagctgtcgcagatgctgggaaatcactaattttgtatctaagcaatgtgttcttccaaaaaccaaacaatcaaatgagctgagcataccttgcaccccgctaaaacgccattcttatcaggaacacttacaacgtcaataatcgaaaaacacttattagggtataattgctataaaaacctgtaacttgccagttttgtttaatattttatttcttgaatgagcttagaagctataaaaaaggctttcagacagcccggcccagttgagttcaagttttggccctttttaccaatgttccgctaattttgccagtgtgtgtatttcACTTTTTcatattggttcgcggacaactccgtcgtttgtagaccaatttccaaaattcttttgttgttgtatgagatgtagcccaaaattgataacatgatcacaaaagtggtgatctgatgatgcaatccatgggaaatcgacaggactccttaaaatttatatggaaacatatagtgattttacgtttttctgaaggattttaagcttaaactaccaaaaaataggaATTTGCgctgaagtacaccctggttccgaaggtgctgtacagaactcttgaatccttatagataaatgttcggtaattttggcgttgtttcaacaactaaaagcataatattattatgtcaatgtgtcaataatacaaatcatcatcatcactataattatgccatgaatcatcacattattatcaaaaatcttgcctttgattattatattattgttccaccgtctgttgactgattttcaaaactattttgttgctatttagtgtttactgtttatagaggtacaataacccgaatttggtacaatgcttccgaaagtggtgatctgatactgaaattcgtgagatatagagggaactcctAGATATTTTTTaggacacacatagacgcgtcaactatttctgtattgaatcttcataattttttactccgtagcagctaactttagcgcaatttctatgtgcaatttaccgctttttttgtagatctagattaaatgaactagaaagtattaaataattcttattctgtactcagtatttttGTTCTcattcttcattattttgaagtcggtaccaactaccagctaacctaatcgccagttctatgacaaaatataactgcaacttatatgagggcgattccattatcgcgggtgcaacattttgacgcacttaaagcgtcctactgacaaaataaaacacatttattaataaattatcttttgaagggatacattttaactagttcaatcataaattgtaaatgaaaactgaaattaaatctaagaaaagccacaaaacatgtttgaagtactatcgcgggtgcaaccaaattggtcctctattaagaactcggacgagttcatttgagaatactgctaattgtggaacttttagtaatttattaacccatatttcaaaagtgtataagactaagaaatgatttaactagatacaattaatttaagtaattagtactaggaattattatcaatttttacgatcgcgggtgcaacatcagaatatcgcgggcgcaacgagtctaaagaaattgaatttattcataagtctgcgactaatttctacatttttgatatgcaatacataatattattagtaaattgtaataatactatttaaaattttatatttttttaattatcagtcatttatcgatctgagaaaagaaatgatctaaatcactaaaaacaattaaataatgtaacttaagaaacctttttttatgtattattataaaaccgaACTAAAGCCcacctttaattcaaaattaatatttataatttaaaagaataggggacaattattataagtaaacatatttttttcgaagaaaattattaaatatttatgatttttcctgtcatttgtagcatttcttctaaaatatttaaaaataaaagaatataaatcatcATTTTAAGACATCTGTCaagtaatacatgaaatatttcgaaaaatataaaacacgatgtgactccattcaaatttttataaatcttgtaattacatgtaaagtattaataacaaatataatctaacgttattgtttaccttaataatatgaaatcagACAAAAATCACTAcaatagtcaaaaaataatttattgcatttccaattgtactgcttcgatcgcgggcgcaaccactttaaaagttctgtttttttattaaaaataataaaatagtttgttccaatgattaattttaatttccctcacatttctccttactttcacaaagttttaaattattaacaacatattttagcgagaaaagtaaacttttgtaccttttttatcgcgggtgcaaccatggcaattttccgttaataatatttgaaaactatttcaaaattgttgtttttttttgcaccgaaatagaaacttatgttatacagtcaatattatgtaatgaaattcaacttcgagatagtgatttagagtaaaaatgatcatgtgtggcataagcagtttttctcgcgccgttagatgatatcacttcaaaatgctctaaatcattcaaattacattttttactcataaaagttcttttgctagtaaatatacatctttttatttataattcaataaaaaatgtaacaaatgctatactttagaaattcgtgttgtgggtcgtctctagcggaatcgcccatgactggtaccgacttcaaattatgaagattgagaacagaaatactgagtacagaatatgaattattaattaatactttttagttcatttaagaaaattactgtTGTCTTTACCAtgaaagtcggtttcaatttttgtttaaaaataataattttactcttattcgttatccttaagattttctatacagtattggcgtttttatctacaactttaggttcatgaaaagttATCAGATCAACTACATAAcgagatattatttttactattttggtaaagaaggggaaaatttctctctttttcgTTTTCtcttttatcacattttgctgatgcggacgaagtcacgggcaacagctagtatttaatacaatacaaattcctattttttaaatcttgttcTTTGCCTAACACAAAACACACGAGTAATGATAATGAATCAAAACACTACAGCTcgaccaaggctttaaatgaacatggcgaaaaaattaactaacgctgccatcattcaaaaacgtcatttttgacagttctcctttaccagcaggaggagcgctcccgcccacgttcatataaagccttgtcgcaccaTATTCTTTTACaggcattacaatttacaatacacCTTCATTTTTTTTCAGAGCAATATAGCGCTGATTCTGCACGCGGTTGGCGAGTACGAGCTTTCGCTGCGGTTCGCGGAGCGCGCGCTCGCAGTTACGGGAGCGACGCACGGCGCACGCTCGCTCAAGGCTGCGGCCGCGCGACACCTGCTCGCCCGCACGCTGTCCTGTCTCGGCGACTTTAGAGCCGCACTCACGCACGAGAAGGAGACTTACTCCATATATAAGCAGCTGGTGAGTTTCTTTTGTAGTTTGTTCATAAATTCATTGCGGATTACTTAACATACAATTTAACTGCATACAAGTTGCTGTCCTTatctgttattatattataacatgtCCACATGtcagaaaaatatattagttaACTGCTTCGTTAACTTTTATTTCAGTCCCAGTTTCTTCAACGCTCATGAATGTTTATTGCTAATGATTGAGATGTATCATAATATGTCTGTGATACACATTTATTAGAAAACATGATTGTTATTCTGGTATATAATTTACTAGCAGGCGTAGACCAAATTGGAAATTGGATCTGCGTGTGATAAGTATCACACGAGAATATAAAGTGTCCACGTTACGGCGTTATTTTAGATCCCAGAAACACATCGACGCCTACACTGACGTCACTAGAACCTAAATCATCCATCTCTTTCCAGCTGGGCGAGAACCACGAGAAGACATGTGAATCATCAGAATGTCTACGCCACTTGACCCAACAGGCGGTGGTTCTACAGAAGCGGCTGGCGGacgcggcggcgcgcggcggcccgCGGCCCCCCCTCCACATACAGCCGCCCGCGCTCCCCGCCGTTATAGACATGCTCAACCTGATTAACGGCATACTGTTTGTGCAGATCAGGTGGGTGTTTGCTCATAATCATTGCTCTACATTAGAAATCAGGGAATATTAAGCAATGTTTGGAGCAGTGGGTGCTACTAGcgcatacagtaaataatccgaccaaaatccgacatgttggacgcatcatatcagaatattgacagaaagcTTGCCAAACAAAacctttttgtttactgtctatgctggtatAGCGTGAAAATTACAGTAACTTTGCAGATTTGCAGAAGtagcattaaaataaattaagcatgataatataaaaagaaaaaatcatGCTGAATGTTGACCCTTGAAGtatatttcttataaaattttcTCACTTCCAGTCCTCAAGACATCGAACAGTTCAAAGCGGAGATCGAGAAAAGACAACTGAAAGACTTGCCCATCCCGGGCGTGCTTGAGGCGAAGGGCGAGACGGAGGCCGACAGTTGAAGCCCCCGCCCCCCGTCCCCAACGCGCACGTAACTCCACGTTGTTCCTTATATCTTTGCGGTATGCCGTAGTGAATAGTGTGCTAAGGTTTGATGTAGATTTTTTTAGTCAATTTCGAGGATATTATTTCGATGGAATATGTACGattaagaattattttattatatcacgATGTGCAATAGTGCTGACGGGCTCGGGGTGACACTGGTGCTACTGCCGAATCATTGCGGGCCGTTTCGTTTATGAATCGAGtattaaatttttcttttttgataACGCAAGATTATATCGTTGATACCGTTAGAATTAGAAATTTATATTGTCACTGAAATGTAACATGCTATTATTTGGCGAGCGAGCGCTCGCGATCACTATGTTGTACTGCCTAAATTAACCAGTTCTTAGTGTATGTAGTGCCATATTGTAGTTAAACTTTAAGTCCTCTAATACCTTTCGTTAGTCTGTGATATAAAGTGTGCATCGTTGAGACGCTCGCCGGCTATGAAAATAGCCTTATAAAAATGGAAACGCTTTAAACTAAGCCTAATCTAGTCTctaatggcgcattttcactggtcgataggATCCGCAtacggggtgcgggagatttcagACTGAAACGTAtaccacagggcccgcatttggggaaccgttttcattctTCGATAGGACCCGCATGTCTTTG contains:
- the LOC121733253 gene encoding clustered mitochondria protein homolog isoform X1 — protein: MALGSEVNDDNNSKHTSQKVKKCAINSNVNDKCGSENINKADKVEKQSVKMTKETGGKSVSCSNGHASTPNGRADDEGGGPAPRVSYAAAARKALTPPTTANTHPGYYNCTNKANSENPLPAKSGNPPAKVNGEKNTPVANDSKTNKLSTKEQIMNGNECVDVVNGDQKKESLCDISSSNNNHTKIVSNGVNSDSDDTKSSKSDDANDVNSNSAKTKGDAKPVGNKKKENKKNNAMDKTKDTKKKTANIDKPENNKEKEEEKEVEKVNGDCKETNGEKERESSPSEDDDDKKRDAEVVFVQDMGFTVKIVSPRAEPLDIQVSSMELVQEIHQVLMDREDTCHRTCFSLQLDGVTLDNFAELKNIEGLKEGSVIKVVEEPYTMREARIHVRHVRDLLKSIDYVDAYAGQECSSLAFLNIITQGDILEKKKSRPESVDCTPPDYIMPGSTERPLLPLHPGLTKENKAPQCLKVLTTSGWNPPPGPRKMCGDLLYLHVVTLEDRHFHITACPRGFYLNQSTEEVFNPRPFNPSLLCHSLIELLGVVSPAFKRNFALVQKRRMQKHPFERVATPYQVYQWASPVLEHTVDAIRAEDTFSSKLGYEEHIPGQTRDWNEELQTTRELPRSTLPERLLRERAIFKVHSDFVAAATRGAMAVVDGNVMAINPGEEPKMQMFIWNNIFFSLGFDVRDHYKDLGGDAAAFVAPRNDLQGVRVYSAVDTVGLHTLGTVVVDYRGLRVTAQSIIPGILEKEQEQSVVYGSIDFGATVLSHPKYMELLSKAGQQLKIMPHSVISAGGETVELCSSVECKGIVGNDGRHYILDLLRTFPPDVNFLQLEDDELREDIKSMGFPIIHKHKLCCLRQELVDSFVEARYFMFIRYAAFHLQQLSAKRQNKTPDQKSIEANKESDKIDVVKEAKENKEEKTQEKAKDKKQKKEDKKQEKEKVQSDKKDAKESVVEETKDAKDKEEDILLNENYSEIDTDVAKKIVESITDSICSGGDKQENDSGERSRAVVAAAARAVASLKESEFDVRFNPDVYSAGIKHAATPEQLAKQRHLVKEAAAFLLTTQIPAFVRECLEHSSAPMDGAGLSEALHARGINVRYLGRVVQALRPHTQLAYLHAIALADLILRAAKHIYTPYLQGCDAMCTGAAVAHFLNCLLGACPSPAVGGAELGVERVRPRRRRKNADPPPPQAQSNWQNLTPKSLFSQIRQELKAYWGFELNAESMESVIEKYGLQKISLLRSFAIKVGLQVMLREYDFDNKNKTTFTASDITNIFPVVKHINPRASDAYNFYTTGQNKIQSGAVSEGHELIAEALNLLNNVYGAMHGEIAQCLRMVARLCYVTGEHRDAMAYQQKAVLMSERVNGIDHPYTITEYSHLALYCFANGQVSTALKLLYRARYLALIVCGENHPEMALLDSNIALILHAVGEYELSLRFAERALAVTGATHGARSLKAAAARHLLARTLSCLGDFRAALTHEKETYSIYKQLLGENHEKTCESSECLRHLTQQAVVLQKRLADAAARGGPRPPLHIQPPALPAVIDMLNLINGILFVQISPQDIEQFKAEIEKRQLKDLPIPGVLEAKGETEADS
- the LOC121733253 gene encoding clustered mitochondria protein homolog isoform X4, which codes for MALGSEVNDDNNSKHTSQKVKKCAINSNVNDKCGSENINKDCTNKANSENPLPAKSGNPPAKVNGEKNTPVANDSKTNKLSTKEQIMNGNECVDVVNGDQKKESLCDISSSNNNHTKIVSNGVNSDSDDTKSSKSDDANDVNSNSAKTKGDAKPVGNKKKENKKNNAMDKTKDTKKKTANIDKPENNKEKEEEKEVEKVNGDCKETNGEKERESSPSEDDDDKKRDAEVVFVQDMGFTVKIVSPRAEPLDIQVSSMELVQEIHQVLMDREDTCHRTCFSLQLDGVTLDNFAELKNIEGLKEGSVIKVVEEPYTMREARIHVRHVRDLLKSIDYVDAYAGQECSSLAFLNIITQGDILEKKKSRPESVDCTPPDYIMPGSTERPLLPLHPGLTKENKAPQCLKVLTTSGWNPPPGPRKMCGDLLYLHVVTLEDRHFHITACPRGFYLNQSTEEVFNPRPFNPSLLCHSLIELLGVVSPAFKRNFALVQKRRMQKHPFERVATPYQVYQWASPVLEHTVDAIRAEDTFSSKLGYEEHIPGQTRDWNEELQTTRELPRSTLPERLLRERAIFKVHSDFVAAATRGAMAVVDGNVMAINPGEEPKMQMFIWNNIFFSLGFDVRDHYKDLGGDAAAFVAPRNDLQGVRVYSAVDTVGLHTLGTVVVDYRGLRVTAQSIIPGILEKEQEQSVVYGSIDFGATVLSHPKYMELLSKAGQQLKIMPHSVISAGGETVELCSSVECKGIVGNDGRHYILDLLRTFPPDVNFLQLEDDELREDIKSMGFPIIHKHKLCCLRQELVDSFVEARYFMFIRYAAFHLQQLSAKRQNKTPDQKSIEANKESDKIDVVKEAKENKEEKTQEKAKDKKQKKEDKKQEKEKVQSDKKDAKESVVEETKDAKDKEEDILLNENYSEIDTDVAKKIVESITDSICSGGDKQENDSGERSRAVVAAAARAVASLKESEFDVRFNPDVYSAGIKHAATPEQLAKQRHLVKEAAAFLLTTQIPAFVRECLEHSSAPMDGAGLSEALHARGINVRYLGRVVQALRPHTQLAYLHAIALADLILRAAKHIYTPYLQGCDAMCTGAAVAHFLNCLLGACPSPAVGGAELGVERVRPRRRRKNADPPPPQAQSNWQNLTPKSLFSQIRQELKAYWGFELNAESMESVIEKYGLQKISLLRSFAIKVGLQVMLREYDFDNKNKTTFTASDITNIFPVVKHINPRASDAYNFYTTGQNKIQSGAVSEGHELIAEALNLLNNVYGAMHGEIAQCLRMVARLCYVTGEHRDAMAYQQKAVLMSERVNGIDHPYTITEYSHLALYCFANGQVSTALKLLYRARYLALIVCGENHPEMALLDSNIALILHAVGEYELSLRFAERALAVTGATHGARSLKAAAARHLLARTLSCLGDFRAALTHEKETYSIYKQLLGENHEKTCESSECLRHLTQQAVVLQKRLADAAARGGPRPPLHIQPPALPAVIDMLNLINGILFVQISPQDIEQFKAEIEKRQLKDLPIPGVLEAKGETEADS